In Leopardus geoffroyi isolate Oge1 chromosome D1, O.geoffroyi_Oge1_pat1.0, whole genome shotgun sequence, a single window of DNA contains:
- the LOC123602218 gene encoding olfactory receptor 145-like codes for MSQKRMAPTNASFVTEFMLVGLTDLPDLQLPLFCLFLVMYVVTVLGNLGLMTLIGLNSHLHIPMYFFLSNLSFIDLCYASVFTPKMLINFTSKKNIISYRGCMTQFYFFCFFIISECYVLTSMAYDRYMAICNPLLYNVVMCPKVCSSLMLGSYLMAFSGAMAHTGCMLRLTFCDANTINHYLCDILPLLQLSCTSTYVNELVVFIVVGINIIVPSVTIFLSYGCILSSILRISSTEGRSKAFSTCSSHIIAVSLFFGSGAFTYLKPSSALSMHKGKISSVFYTSVVPMMNPLIYSLRNKDVKTALRKTFSRRRFWSESVSLCR; via the exons ATGTCACAAAA AAGAATGGCTCCTACAAATGCCTCTTTTGTGACTGAATTTATGCTGGTAGGGCTAACAGACCTACCAGATCTCCAGCTCCCCCTGTTCTGCCTGTTTCTAGTCATGTATGTGGTCACTGTGTTAGGAAATTTGGGCCTGATGACTCTAATTGGGCTGAATTCACACCTACATAtccccatgtactttttcctctcCAATTTGTCCTTCATAGACCTCTGTTATGCTTCTGTGTTTACACCCAAAATGCTGATTAATTTCACATCAAAGAAGAATATTATCTCCTATAGGGGGTGCATGACCcaattctactttttttgtttttttatcatttctgaatGCTATGTGCTGACATCAATGGCCTATGATCGCTATATGGCCATCTGTAACCCACTTTTGTATAATGTTGTCATGTGCCCTAAAGTGTGTTCCAGCCTTATGCTTGGTTCATATTTGATGGCATTTTCGGGTGCTATGGCCCACACAGGATGCATGCTGAGACTGACCTTCTGTGATGCAAACACCATCAACCATTATTTGTGTGACATCCTCCCCCTTCTCCAGCTCTCCTGCACAAGCACCTACGTGAATGAGCTGGTGGTTTTCATCGTGGTGGGCATCAACATCATTGTGCCCAGTGTCACCATCTTTCTGTCTTATGGTTGCATCCTTTCCAGCATCCTCCGCATCAGCTCCACTGAGGGCAGGTCCAAAGCGTTCAGCACCTGCAGTTCCCACATAATTGCTGTTTCCTTGTTCTTTGGATCAGGTGCATTTACATATCTCAAACCGTCGTCTGCTCTGTCTATGCATAAGGGGAAAATCTCTTCTGTCTTTTATACCAGTGTGGTTCCCATGATGAACCCTTTAATCTACAGCTTGAGAAACAAAGATGTTAAAACTGCTCTGAGAAAAACCTTCAGTAGGAGAAGGTTTTGGTCAGAATCAGTGTCCCTGTGCAGGTAG
- the LOC123600853 gene encoding olfactory receptor 8B3-like, translated as MTPGNASSVTEFILVGLTDLSELQLPLFCLFLVMYMVTVLGNMGLIILIGLNSYLHTPMYFFLFNLSFIDLCYSSVFTPKMLMNFLSKKNIISYMGCMTQLYFFCFFVISECYVLTSMAYDRYVAICNPLLYNVVMSPKVCSSLMLGSYLMAFSGAMAHTGCMLRLTFCDANTINHYLCDILPLLQLSCTSTYVNELVVFIVVGINIIVPSVTIFVSYGCILSSILHISSTEGRSKAFSTCSSHIIAVSLFFGSGAIMYLKPSSVGSMDEGKISSVFYTNVVPMMNSLIYSLRNKDVKIALRRTLGRRVF; from the coding sequence ATGACTCCTGGAAATGCCTCTTCTGTGACTGAATTCATTCTGGTGGGATTAACAGACCTATCTGAACTCCAGCTTCCCCTGTTCTGCCTATTTCTAGTCATGTATATGGTCACTGTGTTGGGAAATATGGGCTTGATCATTTTAATTGGGCTGAATTCATACCtacacacccccatgtactttttcctcttcaatttGTCCTTCATAGACCTCTGCTATTCTTCAGTATTTACACCAAAAATGCTGATGAATTTcctatcaaagaaaaatattatctctTATATGGGATGCATGACCCAgctttactttttctgtttttttgtaatttctgaaTGCTATGTGCTGACATCAATGGCCTATgatcgctatgtggccatctgtaaCCCACTTTTGTATAATGTTGTCATGTCCCCTAAAGTGTGTTCCAGCCTTATGCTTGGTTCATATTTGATGGCATTTTCGGGTGCTATGGCCCACACAGGATGCATGCTGAGACTGACCTTCTGTGATGCAAACACCATCAACCATTATTTGTGTGACATCCTCCCCCTTCTCCAGCTCTCCTGCACAAGCACCTACGTGAATGAGCTGGTGGTTTTCATCGTGGTGGGCATCAACATCATTGTGCCCAGTGTCACCATCTTTGTGTCTTATGGTTGCATCCTTTCCAGCATCCTCCACATCAGCTCCACTGAGGGCAGGTCCAAAGCGTTCAGCACCTGCAGTTCCCACATAATTGCTGTTTCCTTGTTCTTTGGGTCAGGTGCAATTATGTATCTTAAACCATCTTCTGTTGGGTCTATGGATGAGGGGAAAATCTCTTCTGTCTTTTATACCAATGTGGTTCCCATGATGAACTCCTTAATCTATAGTTTGAGGAACAAAGATGTTAAAATTGCTCTGAGAAGAACCCTCGGTAGGAGAGTGTTTTGA